A single Candidatus Zixiibacteriota bacterium DNA region contains:
- a CDS encoding HEAT repeat domain-containing protein: MGMVEHNYIDFGEAASESGLPSVLSERYLRAVREFCHTWGRAIKTICLYPATNPLPDEFRAKFLNALAPLLEERETLTLTIFAEGFDCGGQTIYETFGDNNLAYMFFADGVRQLVFHQGLTREESDRFLAICAEVYGTPGARADVANRLWEAAFEHIKHFTVDRLVDGTYIEPVRDDVLSDRAHSFTGRPSPDTPEPGADMPGAPEDTALPNPYAGIQSHRYIQIMKAFGDVSSLTTAERDRVIALSCGDSDQPGEELGMDLLSEMIRSSESWRMINESVAVLERQFEHAVQHNRWDLARRLLVRWHDDAAQAPPLVARRLTAALPVAAQRQNIERLAAYLNTNPQADLEPVSTLLPLFGPQAITPITAMLGTLEHRPARMMVCDFLGKHGRETVDLIGGFIYDKRWYVARNVAMILGEIGHERGLMFLRKSAKHSDPRVRLETLRAVQRMHVPEAERILRDFLEDSDDSLRCRALRALGQRPGSCSPEWLKEKLDTESLTGKDPAELRELLTAYARLGGGEAVESLNRLAHRSPMLGRARWRPVRLAAIWALGASTDPRAQSELQILSRGRDRELAQAARLALTRQARAEDDAQEDRLP; this comes from the coding sequence ATGGGGATGGTCGAGCACAACTACATCGACTTCGGCGAGGCGGCATCCGAGTCCGGGCTGCCGTCGGTGCTCAGCGAACGTTACCTCCGGGCGGTGCGGGAGTTCTGTCACACATGGGGGCGTGCGATCAAGACCATCTGCCTCTACCCGGCCACCAACCCCCTGCCCGACGAATTCCGCGCCAAATTTCTGAATGCTCTCGCGCCTCTCCTGGAGGAGCGGGAGACCTTGACACTCACGATCTTCGCGGAAGGATTCGACTGCGGTGGACAGACCATTTACGAGACCTTCGGCGACAACAACCTCGCCTACATGTTCTTCGCCGACGGGGTGAGGCAACTTGTCTTCCATCAGGGTCTGACACGCGAGGAATCGGATCGATTCCTGGCGATCTGCGCGGAGGTGTACGGCACTCCGGGCGCACGCGCGGACGTCGCCAACCGTCTCTGGGAGGCGGCATTCGAGCACATCAAGCACTTCACGGTGGACCGGCTGGTCGATGGGACGTACATCGAACCGGTGCGTGACGATGTCCTGTCCGACCGCGCCCACTCTTTCACGGGGCGGCCGTCGCCAGACACACCCGAGCCAGGGGCGGACATGCCGGGTGCCCCGGAGGATACGGCACTCCCCAATCCTTACGCCGGGATCCAAAGCCACCGCTACATTCAGATCATGAAGGCATTTGGGGATGTCTCTTCACTGACAACGGCGGAACGGGACAGGGTCATCGCATTGTCGTGCGGCGACAGCGATCAACCTGGCGAGGAACTCGGGATGGATCTGCTTTCGGAGATGATCCGTTCGAGTGAGAGTTGGCGGATGATCAACGAGTCGGTCGCCGTGCTGGAGCGGCAATTCGAGCACGCCGTGCAGCACAACCGTTGGGATCTGGCACGCCGGCTGCTCGTACGCTGGCACGACGACGCCGCCCAGGCGCCACCGCTGGTCGCCCGACGCCTGACAGCGGCGCTTCCGGTGGCGGCACAAAGACAAAACATCGAGCGTCTCGCCGCCTACCTGAACACCAACCCGCAGGCCGATCTGGAGCCCGTTTCCACGCTTCTGCCGCTGTTTGGACCCCAGGCGATCACGCCGATCACGGCGATGCTCGGAACGCTCGAACATCGCCCGGCACGCATGATGGTCTGCGACTTCCTCGGCAAGCACGGCCGGGAGACCGTCGATCTGATCGGCGGCTTCATCTATGACAAGCGCTGGTATGTCGCCCGCAACGTGGCCATGATCCTGGGTGAGATCGGCCATGAACGTGGTCTGATGTTCCTGCGCAAATCGGCCAAGCACAGCGATCCGCGTGTCCGGCTGGAGACCTTACGGGCCGTGCAACGGATGCACGTTCCGGAGGCAGAGCGGATCCTGCGCGATTTCCTGGAAGACAGCGACGACAGTCTGCGGTGCCGCGCCTTGAGGGCGCTGGGGCAGCGTCCCGGGAGCTGCTCTCCTGAATGGTTGAAAGAGAAGCTCGACACGGAATCACTGACTGGGAAGGACCCGGCGGAGCTGCGGGAGTTGCTGACCGCCTATGCCCGGTTGGGCGGCGGCGAGGCGGTCGAATCGCTCAATCGCTTGGCGCATCGGTCGCCGATGTTGGGCAGGGCCCGTTGGCGCCCGGTACGTTTGGCGGCGATCTGGGCTCTGGGAGCATCAACCGATCCCCGGGCGCAAAGCGAGCTACAGATACTCTCCCGCGGTCGCGACCGTGAACTCGCCCAGGCAGCTCGACTGGCTCTGACCCGTCAGGCGCGCGCCGAGGATGACGCCCAGGAGGATCGCCTGCCATGA
- a CDS encoding type III pantothenate kinase, with protein MPHLLTIDIGNTTAHVGAFEGDRLVFSFRLASTHARTVDEAAMLLRQLLADARIARDGISGAVVCSVVPVLTPVIEAAVEAVIGSRPHEVTHRSRLNIRIATTFPEQVGADRIANAEGFWVEHHSAGIVVDFGTATTFDVISQDGAYLGGAIAPGIETSAERLSHKAAQLFKVAITSPSSAIGKTTEDALRSGLYHGTIGAVDEIVSRIAAEMGGVPKVIATGGLAPLIAEGSKTIQLVDPILTLKGLRAIWLGNRPVS; from the coding sequence ATGCCCCATCTCCTCACCATCGACATCGGCAACACCACCGCCCACGTGGGGGCGTTTGAAGGTGATCGGCTGGTGTTCTCGTTCCGACTGGCGTCGACACACGCACGGACGGTCGATGAGGCGGCGATGTTGCTCCGTCAACTGCTGGCCGATGCACGGATCGCGCGCGATGGCATCTCCGGCGCGGTCGTCTGTTCGGTCGTGCCGGTCCTGACCCCGGTCATCGAAGCGGCGGTCGAGGCAGTCATCGGCTCAAGGCCACATGAAGTAACCCACCGTTCCCGGCTGAACATCCGGATTGCGACGACATTCCCGGAGCAGGTCGGCGCCGATCGGATCGCCAATGCCGAGGGATTCTGGGTGGAGCACCACTCGGCGGGGATCGTGGTCGACTTCGGGACGGCGACGACGTTCGATGTGATTTCCCAAGACGGCGCCTACCTCGGCGGCGCTATTGCTCCGGGGATCGAGACATCCGCCGAACGCCTCTCCCATAAGGCGGCGCAGTTGTTCAAAGTCGCCATCACCTCACCGTCATCTGCCATCGGCAAGACGACCGAAGACGCACTCCGTTCAGGGCTGTACCATGGCACGATCGGTGCGGTCGACGAGATCGTCTCCCGCATCGCTGCTGAGATGGGCGGCGTTCCCAAGGTGATCGCCACCGGCGGCTTGGCACCGCTCATAGCCGAAGGGTCGAAGACGATACAGTTGGTCGATCCGATCTTGACCCTCAAGGGCCTCCGGGCCATCTGGCTGGGCAATCGCCCCGTGTCGTAG
- the lepA gene encoding translation elongation factor 4: MDQQHIRNFSIIAHIDHGKSTLADRLLEITGTIEARKMREQVLDNMDLERERGITIKSHAIRMRHVAADGAEYVLNLIDTPGHVDFNYEVSRALSACEGAILVVDAAQGIQAQTVANAYLAIEAGLTIIPVLNKIDLPQADCDRHAAEVANLLSCEPRDVLRVSAKTGLGTPELLEEIIRRIPAPSGNVAAPLRALVFDAAHDSYQGAVVYVRVFDGELRDGDPLRFFAQPEHRHDADQVGILQLGYIPTGHLAAGEVGYITAHLKDIHEARVGDTVSNADEPAAEALPGFRAIKPMVFSGLYPADSDRYGDLRTALDKLRLNDASLSFVPERSLALGFGFRCGFLGLLHLEIVRERLAREFNQPIVATVPNVEYEVTMNDGTVRTIDNPADVPPRGQYQSIAEPYVRAHIVCPTDAVGTVMTLSTGKRGSYLNTEYVAGDRARLIFDFPLAEIIFDFYDRLKSVTRGYGSLDYDYLEYRVSALERLEIRLAGETVDALSAVVHRDAAYRIGRRMCEVLKELIPRQQFEVVIQAALGGGKPIARESIKPLRKDVIAKLYGGDVTRKRKLLEKQKAGKRRMKRVGRVDVPPEAFLAVLKIGE; this comes from the coding sequence ATGGACCAACAGCACATCCGCAATTTCTCGATCATTGCGCACATCGACCACGGCAAGTCGACCCTCGCCGACCGTCTGCTGGAGATCACCGGCACGATTGAGGCGCGCAAGATGCGCGAGCAGGTCCTCGACAACATGGACCTCGAACGCGAGCGCGGCATTACGATCAAATCCCATGCCATTCGCATGCGCCATGTCGCCGCCGACGGCGCGGAGTATGTCCTCAATCTGATCGACACCCCCGGACACGTGGATTTCAACTACGAGGTTTCGCGCGCGCTGTCGGCATGTGAAGGGGCGATACTTGTCGTCGACGCGGCCCAAGGAATCCAAGCGCAGACCGTCGCCAATGCCTACCTGGCGATCGAGGCGGGGCTGACGATCATCCCGGTCCTGAACAAGATCGATCTGCCGCAGGCCGACTGCGACCGTCACGCCGCCGAGGTCGCCAACCTCTTGTCCTGCGAGCCGCGCGATGTCCTGCGCGTTTCCGCCAAGACCGGATTGGGCACGCCCGAGCTGTTGGAAGAGATCATCCGTCGTATCCCAGCGCCGTCAGGGAATGTGGCAGCACCGCTGCGTGCGCTCGTGTTCGATGCGGCGCACGATTCGTATCAGGGCGCGGTGGTCTATGTGCGCGTGTTTGACGGTGAGCTTAGGGACGGGGATCCGCTCCGGTTCTTCGCCCAGCCCGAGCACCGGCATGACGCCGACCAGGTCGGCATCCTGCAACTGGGGTACATCCCGACCGGTCATCTGGCTGCCGGAGAGGTCGGCTACATCACGGCACACCTCAAGGACATCCACGAGGCGCGCGTCGGCGACACCGTGTCCAATGCCGATGAACCCGCCGCGGAGGCACTGCCCGGTTTCCGCGCCATCAAGCCGATGGTCTTCTCCGGTCTGTATCCGGCCGACTCCGATCGCTATGGCGACCTGCGCACCGCCTTGGATAAGCTACGACTTAATGACGCCTCGTTGTCATTCGTTCCCGAGCGCTCGCTGGCGTTGGGATTCGGATTCCGTTGCGGGTTTCTCGGGCTCTTGCATCTGGAAATCGTACGCGAGCGGCTGGCGCGTGAGTTCAATCAGCCGATCGTCGCGACTGTTCCGAACGTCGAATACGAGGTCACGATGAACGACGGCACCGTGCGGACGATCGACAATCCGGCGGATGTGCCGCCGCGGGGGCAATACCAGTCGATCGCCGAGCCGTATGTGCGGGCTCACATCGTCTGCCCGACCGACGCCGTTGGGACGGTGATGACCCTGTCCACCGGCAAGCGCGGCTCGTACCTGAACACCGAATACGTCGCCGGCGACCGGGCGCGACTGATCTTCGACTTCCCACTGGCCGAGATCATCTTCGATTTCTACGACCGGCTCAAGTCGGTCACGCGCGGATACGGCTCCCTCGACTATGACTATCTCGAATACCGGGTCAGCGCGCTGGAGCGTTTGGAGATCCGTCTGGCCGGTGAGACAGTCGATGCCTTGTCGGCCGTGGTGCATCGCGATGCCGCCTATCGCATCGGGCGGCGCATGTGCGAAGTCCTCAAGGAGTTGATTCCCCGTCAGCAGTTCGAAGTCGTCATCCAGGCCGCCTTGGGCGGCGGCAAGCCGATTGCCCGCGAGTCGATCAAGCCCTTGCGCAAGGATGTCATCGCCAAGCTCTATGGCGGCGATGTCACCCGCAAGCGCAAGCTCCTGGAAAAACAGAAGGCGGGGAAACGGCGCATGAAGCGTGTCGGCAGAGTCGATGTCCCGCCGGAGGCGTTCCTGGCTGTGCTCAAGATCGGGGAGTAG
- a CDS encoding HD domain-containing phosphohydrolase, whose product MSSHPPPITTAPSVDAEQRRRAHTVLKALFAAWRAAAVYDDNNAGYRSRRSELDEALADLFDHGSDCRISYQNDYLFFNGERLNYDREFSSGRPLAERFGELGLGDLTIHADASPDQIDQALFALAEAGRRPDRTFDALRETWTGLAITGITIGPLSLHGSRLPSSGATTTNSQEARRRRALALFQRSEAVVQDFWERVRDRNSFDSGSVQRTVHQLIDEVAGEEDILFEFAALKDFDEYTFYHSVNVAIYSIAVGMRLGLDRMALTRLGLAAMLHDIGKVKLPRDLITKPKEFDEDDWTQIKRHPALGALTIASMRPLDAQVSTAMAGAFEHHLNVDLSGYPTLTRPRVLQLESRIIALCDAFDAMTSGRVYQKEAISPDEAMRRLLHQGATRYDPLVVKAFVHTVGVFPVGTVGRLSDGSLAVVIRNDSTDLYAPVVLVIRDAHGVPVRTERRLAPQPDAPADERLHLMEILNPRDVGVNVADYIGVINPAEPDASNEALAGVAL is encoded by the coding sequence ATGAGCAGCCATCCGCCCCCGATCACCACGGCGCCATCGGTCGATGCCGAGCAACGGCGGCGCGCCCACACGGTTCTCAAGGCGCTGTTCGCGGCCTGGCGCGCGGCGGCTGTCTATGACGACAACAACGCCGGCTACCGCAGTCGCCGTTCGGAACTGGACGAGGCGCTGGCCGATCTGTTCGACCACGGCAGTGATTGCCGGATCAGCTATCAGAACGACTACCTTTTCTTCAACGGCGAGCGCCTGAACTACGACCGCGAGTTCTCATCCGGACGGCCATTGGCGGAACGGTTCGGTGAATTGGGACTGGGCGATCTGACGATCCACGCCGATGCGTCTCCCGACCAGATCGACCAGGCGCTCTTCGCGCTTGCCGAGGCGGGCCGTCGTCCTGACCGGACATTCGACGCGCTGCGTGAGACATGGACGGGACTTGCGATCACGGGCATCACGATCGGCCCGCTGTCGTTGCACGGCAGCCGGCTCCCATCGTCCGGGGCGACCACAACCAACTCCCAGGAAGCCCGTCGCCGCCGTGCCCTAGCGTTGTTCCAGCGCTCGGAAGCAGTCGTGCAGGATTTCTGGGAGCGGGTACGGGACCGCAACTCCTTTGATTCCGGCTCGGTCCAGCGCACTGTGCATCAATTGATCGACGAAGTTGCCGGCGAGGAGGACATTCTTTTCGAGTTCGCCGCGCTGAAGGATTTCGATGAGTACACGTTCTACCATTCGGTCAACGTCGCCATCTACTCCATCGCCGTCGGCATGCGTCTGGGGCTGGACCGGATGGCGTTGACGCGCCTTGGCCTGGCGGCCATGTTGCATGACATCGGCAAAGTCAAACTTCCGCGCGACCTCATCACCAAACCGAAGGAATTCGACGAGGACGACTGGACGCAGATCAAACGGCACCCGGCGCTCGGCGCTCTCACCATCGCCAGTATGCGACCGCTCGATGCGCAGGTGAGTACGGCGATGGCCGGGGCTTTCGAGCACCACCTCAACGTCGACCTCTCCGGATACCCGACCTTGACAAGACCGAGGGTCCTGCAACTTGAGTCCCGGATCATCGCGCTCTGCGACGCCTTTGACGCGATGACCTCGGGGCGGGTCTACCAGAAAGAGGCGATCAGTCCGGATGAGGCGATGCGGCGGCTCCTCCACCAAGGGGCCACCCGGTATGATCCCTTGGTGGTGAAGGCGTTTGTCCACACGGTCGGTGTCTTCCCGGTGGGAACGGTGGGACGGCTGTCGGATGGATCGCTGGCGGTGGTGATCCGAAACGATTCGACGGATCTATATGCTCCCGTGGTCCTTGTGATCCGCGATGCTCATGGGGTGCCGGTGCGAACAGAGAGGCGACTCGCCCCGCAGCCGGATGCGCCGGCAGACGAACGTCTACATCTGATGGAAATCCTCAACCCGCGGGATGTCGGGGTCAACGTGGCCGACTACATCGGCGTGATTAATCCCGCCGAACCCGACGCATCGAACGAAGCTCTCGCCGGTGTCGCCCTGTAG